ATTCTAATGTTCACTTTGGCCACCGACTCTAATGTTCACTTTGGCTCTGTTATCCCTGAATGATTCACTTTATATCTATATTGTTCATTTTGTTATCCCAGAATGATTCACTTTATATCTATATTTTGATCAAGATTTTtattaaagggagagcaaaaagagATACGAGGAGAGCAAAAACTGTAGTCAACTCATTAACTAGGAAAGATTCAATACAATTGTGCGAGCCGGGCTTAATTACCCTGCGATCACACAAATTTCTCACACACATCGAGCATCACCTCTCATCGTCTTCTCAAAAATCCTAACCTGTAAATAACACCATTACTGAAAACCAGTTCAAAATAGAATATCCTGCAAATTAATCTACGTAAAAATATTAGTCGTGATAGTTGTCGATTTAAGGATTGCTGGTGCACAAACAATCATAATCAATTTTCTAGTATTTGCCATTGTTAAGAAAATTACTGTCCATGGTATGATGAGCATTTATCTTTTTTTCGTTTGGTAGTGGAATTCAGCCGGAGCTCACAAGCACGTTCCTACCAACCCATTTGTACATGTATCATCTGGTGATATTTGAATTCTCTATCTGTTAACACGGGTTATTCATTTGTTTTTGGATGCTTTTGTGGATTTAATATCTATATGCTTGTCAACAGTTTTGTCTTACTTGTTAACACATTGCCAAGACCCAAATTCCCCTCCATTAATGGAAGTTTAAGTTGTCGTAACTGTGGTTAGCTAGGGTTGGGAAGAAGAACAAGACGCAGAAGATTAGGTTTCATTTTGATGATGAATCGGTAGGCATGTGAACAATTCATGTGGTTAGAAAGGGTATTTCGGTCCGAGTCGATGATATATATATAACCGGCCGTGACTAGTGAGTCGACTACGATTTTTGTTCTCCTCAGATctctttttgctctccctttaacaaaaatctttgATCAAATCTGGTGCCAGCTCGTAATGATTTGCAGTTTATAAATCTATTAACTTTATCATAGTGGATTTTACGTGTCACCTAAAGAGGTTACAACGCTAGTGTCAATGGTAATAATTACAAAGCTAGTGTTAATGCTGACAACGATGGTTAAAATGTTAAAACCACACCACACTACTTTCCCTCTTCTCGTTGTCTTTAAAGAGTTGATGAACGCATTGAATATGCGCGAAGATCATTTATAGCAAGGGAAAAAAATAATTCACGTTAAAagaaagggaaaaagaaaaaaaaagacctaAACCGTTTTTTATTGATTCACTGAGTCACTGAATTTTCAACTCACTCACTCACTTATTCACTGATTTGCTAGCCTAGTTTATGGGTtatgaataataataaaaaatatcaaACTTCAAATTTTAGTAAAAACAAATTGACCAAAGTCAAATGGGCTGTGGTTAATAAAagtgtgggctatatttaagacAAGCCATAAAAAAAAATGCAACCATCCATCATTTTGTTAACAGGTTATCTCGACTTTGATGTTTTCTAAAATTCCCTCCAATTtttgttcttttgaatagaacATTTCTCAAAttttcaagtctccaaatatatcATCTTTTGGGGAGAAATTTCTATCATGCCTATTTTCCAAAAGAAgtctctcaaaatctctgaaaagaACAGATCCATGATTTTTAATTATCTTTCGAATAACAGGAGTGTTGGAGTGACTTttatgaaatcctaatccaataacataGAGTTTTGGGGAATTGAAATGACTTAAAAAAAGTCTCTAACCACTAACAAGAGATATTGGGAGACTCTCCGAAAATCTCATAACAATAGATTTGGAAACTCCCCGAAAGTCACTTGAAATCTCGTTTGACTACCCCTGTAAATTTGCAACTTGCAAATAACTGAGGTGTTATACACCCACTTTAAAAAGTAGGTTAACATAAAAACACAATTGAAAGTCAGACAAATAGGTAGAGAATTTCGTTCTGGCCATAACATAAGTATTTTTACGCCCCTCTTTCTCTCATTCAGCGAACCCTAACAAACTCCCATTGATGAAGACATGAAGTTTAGGTTCTCCTGAAGGATCTTCTCTTCTCGTACAATTATCAATTGTAATCTCTCTTTACATTATTCTTTTTCCTAATTAGATGTTTCGATAATAAAAAacccttagttttttttttaattattactcTAGATCTAGATTAACTATTAACTCGAATTCGGAGTAAAAAAATCCAATCTTTTTCTGATGTTGGGCTCTCCAGAGAGGAAGGAGAATCCTCCAAAGAAACCCAGAATTGATAAGGACGATTACAACGAGGTATCTATTTCTCTGTTCTTTAATGTTATGATTCTAGGGTTTACTTGTTCTTTTTGATTAAAACTATCACATTTTGAATGAATTTGTTGGGATTGTTAGAAATTTTGCAGTAAATATCCTACCTTTAGCTAACAGTAATGCATATTTTTACTGAAATATTGAAACTGCCAGAGTAATAGAAGAAAATTGAGCTTATTGATAATGCGAAATCATTGCATTGAAGTACTTGTTTTTGTTATCCATGTTTTTGATGAGTAGGAACTAGGGCTGAATTTCATTGTAATAAGTACGTCTTCGGGTATATATTCTATGACAGACTTGTTTCCGAACATATGCTGAGACTTTGGGAGTCGAGCCTTCACTTTTTTAGCATATTTCAAGTGATATATGCCAAATTTAATCTTATTGGAAAATTAGGCTGGATAATTCTTAATGAAATGTTTGAAACCAGAAGTCACTGATGTTGGTCAACTTGTAGATTTCAACATATACCTGCATCTGTATTCCAGTGAGCATCATGGCTCGCAAGTAACTAGCTAACTAGGTCAAACCCAAGCACCTTCACTTTGTCCTGGCTTTAATTAAGAGCAACAATAATAGCTCCCTCCTTATTTAGACACTGCCTCCCTGGATTATGAAAGCACGTCTTTTCTGTGACAACCATAGGGCAACTTCATTAGAAACAGAAACAAAAGTCAGTTACAAGTTTCTGATGTTGCTGTAATATTCTCCCATCCCAGTTATATGCATTACGTACTGAGGATATTAACTTAAAAATGTCCTTCACAATCCATATTATTAGAGAGTCTTTTCTATGTATGAACTATAGTTACTCAGTTTGACTCCTTACAGACAgaggttctttgattttttgtgaTCCGCATAACCCAGTTACCCAAATAACATATGGGATGTACCTCCGATTCTTCGGTACCTCTAGTGGCGCcaccaagtttttttttcttgtaaatagCAAATAGGATCATTCTTGTTAAGGctgttaagtttttggatatcTGTTGGAATATAGTTGAACGAAGACTCAGTTTTCCCTCTATTTAACGGGCTTAAACCACAACTCCTCGTTTGTAAGCAAACAGGGTAAAATCGTAAGGCTTTAGCCACTTAACTATCTTTTGCTGTCTGAAAATGGATCAATTGTTTCATAAAGTGTGAAGAGCACAAACGATACAACGTATATATAAATAATAAGGGAAGTGGAGGAATCTGCTAGTTTTCTTGTTAAGAAAGTCTTGAAATAATTGTGCTAATTTTATACTTTTAGTTTTACGCTATTAAGATTTAGAAGGCTAGAACATGGGCACATTGCTTTTTATAAATATCCTATCAACTATATGGAAAAAATTAACCTTACTTTTTGGCTTTAGTTATCAGCAACTCGTATCTTTTGGCTAAACGTTGAAAATGCCAGCTGAGACCTTTTTGGTGCACCCTATGTTTGCAATATTGGTAGAGATAGAAATTGAAGAAAAACAGATCCTTTATTTATAGGTCTAATATGTTGGAATGCTTTTTgttgaatttttatgttttttaacCCATTGTTGTTTCAAATAGTTCGGAGAGTTGTTTGTAACTTTTACTTTCTTTTACGTAGTCATCAATGATCCAAGCCATCGATAATCAATTAGAGATTGAACCCATCATAGAGAATCAAGCCACTGATAATCATTTAGAAATTCCATCCGGGGAAGATGATATCAAGCCTGTTATAGAAGGTCAATTGGACAGTGAGCCCAATCTCGAAGATCAGTCAGAATATGTGCCGATTATAGAAGATCAAGCCATTTATGATCCGTCTGAAGTCGAGCCTATTTCCGTAGATCAAGCTGTTGATAACGATGCTGTACTCAAGCTTATTGGTGAAGATCAAGATGCTGCTCGCAAATTCGAAATCGAGCATGTTGACGAAGACCAAGTAACCACTAATCAGTTAGAAGGTTATGTGGGCGTCACTGAAGATGACGCTATTGATAATCAATCAGAAGCAGAGCAAAATTATGAAGAACAGGACATTGATAATCAGTTAGAACATGATCCCATTGCAGATGGTCAAATTGATCTATCCTCAAAATTCATCACTGATAGGGTATATATACTAATTTCTTTATAACTGAACCCCCAATAAGTTCTGTTTCTGATTGTTTGTATTAATTTGCAGGTATTTGAAACTCGGAAGGAGTTAATTGATTGGGCAAAAGAAACTGGAAGAGAAGTGGGGACTGTTATTGTGACTAAAAAGTCGGATTTTGTCACAGGGAGGACACCCAGGCTTCTTCTTGGCTGTGAACGGGCTGGTAAGTACAGGCCTCGTAAACCAGGAGCTGAGAGAAAAGGTGGAAAGAGGAAAAGCACTACAAAGTTGTGTGGGTGTCCATTTTTAATGAGGGGACTTTATCAACTAGGTACTCCAGATAAATGGAAGGTTAACGTTGTTTGTGGACGGCACAACCATCCATTAGTTGGTCATGTCGAGGGTAAATCAGGTATGGGTAGACTGACGGTCGAGGAGCGTAAGATTGTTGAAGAGATGTCTGCATCTGGTCTAAAGCTGAAGCAAGCACTCACAGTAATCAAGTCCAGAAATCCTACAAATGCATCAACTATCCGCCATGTTTATAATGCTCGAGCCACTTTAAGAAAGATTGAAACTAGAGAGAAATCTCATATGCTTCAGTTGATCAATGACCTTCAAGATAATGCGTACTTAGAATGGCGTAGATATACTGAGGATGCTGATGCGGTGAAGGACTTATTTTGGGCTCACCCAGAGTCGGTTCAACTAGCGAAGTGCTTTCCTCATGTTTTTTTGGTGGACTCCACATACAAGACAAACAGGTTTAAAAGGTCGTTATTTGAGATTGTAGGAGTCACCTCTACAGATCAGACTTATTCAGTGTGTTTCACATtaatggaagaagaaaaagaggatgACTATGTCTGGGCTTTAGAAAAGTTCCGTGCATTGCTTGACCGAAATGTTCTGCCATCAGTGATAGTGACTAATCCAGAGTTGCCTTTAATTAGTGGTTTGGAGAAGGTCTTCCCCACTACTAAGCTTCTCTTTTGCCGATGGCATATCTCGAAAGACATAAGGGGTGTGGCAAAGAAGGAAATTGCTGATACAGAGACATTCACAAAATTTATGGAAAGATGGGAAGAGTTGGTGGTGTCCCCCAGTGAGAGTGAGTATGACAGTTGTTTGAGAGAGTTGGAATCCGACTACTGTGATGCAGAGACCTTATTAAGCTATGTAAAGGATATCTGGTTGAACCCGTTTAAGGATCGTTTTGTTGCTGCCTGGACTGACCTATATGTACACTTAGGCAATACAAGTACAAAGAGAGCTGAAGGTGCACATTCGAGGCTGAAGAAGCAATTGAATGCTGCCAACTACGACATCCAAGGGATGTGGAAGGCTATGCATCCATTGATAAACCTTCAGTTTACAGATATCAAGGCGTCCTTCGAGGTAAGCATTAAGGAATTACAAGAACGACACAGAGTTGGTATCTTGAGAGAGGTCATTGGGGCTATATCAATTGCTGCAATTGACCACATTTTAAAGGAAAAGAAGCGTGCTGGATATAAGACTCTAGATGTTGATTCATGTGGTTGTGTGCTTCGTCATACTCATGGACTACCGTGTGCGCACGAGCTTATTAAGTATGAAGAAGAAGGGCGTGCAATTCCTCTTTCTTCAATAAATTCCATTTGGAAAAAGTTATCTCCCACGCCGGATCCTCCAAACCGCGGTGATCTCGACTCTCGCCCTGAGTTTCATTTGTTTTTTGAGCATTTTAATGAATCTTGTGAAGATCGGAAAGTGTATTTATTGAAAAGATTAAAGGAACTAGCCAGTCCAGTGGAGCCTGCATATCTTGTTTCAAACGGATTATTGGAGTGATAGTTATTGATAGCTCAAAGCATTAGATATTCTTTCTATTCTTCTTTATAATGTTCATGTCTTTTATTTCTTAGTGAAAGTTGTACTTATTCGATTATTCTGACAAGAAAACCAGACCAAACTGTGCAGGTTTTTAAATACTCCAGAAAACTCCGGGTATACAAGAATAAGAAAGACCAAACGGAGGAAAGGTGCAGTTACCAGGTGCAAATGGGGTTATCTTGCATTATACTAGTAGGTAACAAAAATCTACACACTAAGATGATATATCAACAAGAACTAATCAACAACCCTCGAAAACAAACAAAGAAATCTCAAGTTACTGTATTTTATTTACATGCCATTTTGTGGGCTCAAATACTGTTCCAAAGTTAAATCTTAGAGACAGTGATCCAATTGATCTAGGATGAGTCAATGACCCAGTGCTGTCCATCGACTAAAACTCGAAAGCCATTCACTCGAGCAAACAGGTTGACAGCTCGCCGAACCCCACGTTCATCCGCTGCTGTTAAATAATCGTGCCCGAACATGACACCACCTGGTCGCAAGATTTTGTAAGCCCGATTTATATCAGACCAAGCCGAGTGAAAATCGTGACCTGCATCAACCTCAACCAGGTCACCTAAAATACCCCACTCGCAAAATTTGTCAAGTGTCGATTGAGTTGAAAAAGGAATCGGCAAAATCAACTCAGTCACATTCGAGTAAACAACATTCTGCATGAACTGATACATAAGCATGAGATCACCGTTAACCATTTGAATATCCTTGAATCGTTCATCACGAAAACCAGCCCATCCACGAAAATCATCAACACAAAGAATCTGAGTTTTAAGACCTATTGAACGAGTCAACTCAACCATATGAATCGCCGAAGCACCTAAAAACGTACCCACTTCGATAATAGTCGTTGGCTTAACTTTTcgaatcaagttttcaaaaacagcTCCTTTGATTCTTTTCTCTTTTATCAGGGAATTAATATGGGGTGGAGGGAATTCATTGTACGGCGATGTTCCATTGTAAACTTTGTATAGAAGCGTTTGTCGAATCAGTTCCCCTGAAACTGGCTTCCCACATCGAGTTAAAAATCGAAAATGGTCTAATGAATCGGTGGGTATAGAGGAGGACGTTGACTTGGCAGTATTGGTGGTGGTTTTGcttgaggaagaagaaggtggttgtTGTATAgaagtggtggcggcggtggtggtgataTTATGAGTTgtcgatgatgacgatgatgatgataagtAACCAAGTGTGTAAGATAGAGAGATGACAAGAAGATAGATTAATGGTTGACTGAaccttgtaataatttttctttggtGATGTTGTGGAGGTTTATCATCTTTCATTTTAGAGAGGAGATTGAATGAGTTTTAAGGAATATGGTTAGGTGTTACTCTAGAGCTTTTTTCAAAAACCTCTCTTTATCTTTCTAGATTTGAAGAGTCAGAGTGGTTTAGAGATAGAGAAGAAGTGGTTTAAGGGCTTCAACTAGTCTTTAGATATTCCGTCTCTCTCTAGAATTAGTCTGTGGAGTTATTTTGGACAAAGAAATAGAGAAACGTCACGGTTTGGAGAGGTGTCATTTCGTCTCCCATTTTCCATATGGGGCTGTACCTTTCTGTCCGTTTCATTAAATGCCGGGATCTTTGATACGTCTATTTTGGGAGTTTcttagagcgactgcaatggtacgactaaactcaaagatcaaagaccaaaaaaaaaagactaaatatgagtttaatctgtattgtgacgttatggggagaagaccaaatttggtcgcgcgtaaaacaattttacgcatgaagacgggcgaaagtattagttacgtttcatttctgcgcggaattataaattacgtttcaaacgggcgtaaatataaatcacgtttgttatcgagcgtaaatataaattacgtttggtaaggggcggaatcttaaattccgcccgttgatcagacggattccaaatgaccgctcgaagaaacgtaaaactaaattccgcccgagttaaacacggtcacacagcacgtgtgagatcagacgggcgaacatctggtgtccgcgtgatgaattgtacggacggacatcttctgtccgcgtgatgaatttgtcaggcgtaaaatattattacgcctgagacgggcgtaaCCAAAATTTCCGCCCAGTAGGTTTtcattagggtttagggttatgGCGTACTCTTCCTGTCCGTCTGATCAAATCGGGCGTAATCTTAATGAACCGCCCCTTCCACCAATACCGCCTCTCCttcccaaccacaacccatctcttctacacgatccttcttcttctcagttcatattcttccacagttcatattcttacacagttcatattcttctttgcttcaccgctcctcttcagttcatattcttcttctccattcccatctaccaaccgtacaaataccctaaaaactccacaaaaaccctaaaaactccattataaggtatgtattttctactttctttattcaatttgtgtaataataatatcatgtattgtattttttgttcgaatttatttcaatttgtgtaataataatatcatgtattgtattttttgttcgaatttatttagggtttttacgttgaaaattgaatcagactttattactaattggatattcatattgggttaatcaaatcttattaaaattgggttaatcacatcttaatccaatagtatgttaatgttaatcttattacttttgttactgtttcgtaatttaatttaattttttgttttatttaatagttataaatattaataattggataattattttttgttaatttagttacgtgatttaatttaatatatttttttgttaatttaatttcgtaatttaatttatttttttgttaattataaatagttataaatatagttaattggatacttattttttgttaatttagttacgtgatttaatttaatttatctttttgttaatttagtttcgtattttaattgaattttttgttaattataaatagttataaatatagttaattggataattatttttttggttaaatttatgtttatggaattttatgatgttgaaattttgttcggttaaatttatgtctattatggttcgtggattggtcttttaattatgaaattgtatttaacatgtttgtgcgtagaatgaacaagtttatatcgaggtttagtggtcgccaaaagaccaacaagagacaaaaatctaccgaagctgattacaacttaatctctaccggtcaaattgaggaggtcgacgtccccgggttagggaggtttcctatagtggaagatgataagccgcacgctactgaagacattacattttcagacgcaccaacatttaagtttaaacatcgtggatgtctctcgcccggttttcttcagtcgtttagctgctttttttcccatctgacgaaggtatgtattctctatgtctcctttatctgtgtcgttaccggactcgacttgagtgccatcttcctcggtattcacgctactatccaaatcgtgcgtcgtatcaaaaacaaaagtcgatcgacgattatattttatattttctatgacaattgggtagcactcttcgtgcctaaattttcttccatgattgcattccttaaaccgtttgtttacttcttcgagctgttaatgtttttaaaaacaattaggttcatgggcatctcaatattagaaaataattgtttcaaaacagagagaatactcacggtcatttccggaccccatcccgtatgatattcaccttccacttccgcctgttttgccgaaaacaacgccacttctttacttattccctgaaatcgtttttgccaggaactccaagaccgctctggtttatccggtaaatgagcttcaatatcatccttgatacgagtccacaacgcaatctctgattgatcggctccaacgccgggatcttgagatattgataaatgaattttacacatcgtgacatcttcgattgtcgtaaaatttggacctcttgctattcgtggtgttgacattaaaaacgattcgatgaaaattttcaaaatgatttgaaatatgggaaactattttttcttcctgatactatttttttgttgccgaatacaaacgaatgatatgaaaatgtgaaaggaattcatctggtatatataggtataaaataaacccgttattaacattcaatttcaaacgttcgaaagatataaatatcttaccaacggtcaaaaatctgctacgcaatctccaacgccaacgttcgaaaaatttatcattctaacgttcgaaaattttcatttcatgtttcataatttttctGATAACAGTTACTGGGCGTAAAAAAAAAGTCCGTTtgagaggggcggaattttggtgtccgccccagagaggcggaattttggtgtccgcctggcaacgcgcggaattctgctgtccgtctcatcaggcgtaaatttatgttacgcccgcaacaaacgtaaatttaaattccgccccaccaacatacgtaaatttggtttacgcccgttaacaaacgcaatttaagtttacgcctgacaacaaacggattttaaatttacgcccgactatattaggatttgggatttggtcgcgactaaATATGGTCTGGgttttgatctttggtccaaatttgatctttactccgtcccactgtgttaggatctcatcccataaatttggttatactcgcccactgtggatgctcttagagcgactgcaatggtacgactaaactcaaagatcaaagaccaaaaaaaaaagactaaatatgagtttaatctgtattgtgacgttatggggagaagaccaaatttggtcgcgcgtaaaacaattttacgcatgaagacgggcggaagtattagttacgtttcatttctgcgcggaattataaattacgtttcaaacgggcgtaaatataaatcacgtttgttatcgagcgtaaatataaattacgtttggtaaggggcggaatcttaaattccgcccgttgatcagacggattccaaatgaccgctcgaagaaacgtaaaactaaattccgcccgagttaaacacggtcacacagcacgtgtgagatcagacgggcgaacatctggtgtccgcgtgatgaattgtacggacggacatctgctgtccgcgtgatgaatttgtcaggcgtaaaatattattacgcctgagacgggcgtaaCCAAAATTTCCGCCCAGTAGGTTTTCATTAGGGTTCAGGGTTATGGCGTACTCTTCCTGTCCGTCTGATCAAATCGGGCGTAATCTTAATGAACCGCCCCTTCCACCAATACCGCCTCTCCttcccaaccacaacccatctcttctacacgagccttcttcttctcagttcatattcttccacagttcatattcttacacagttcatattcttcttcgctTCACCGCCcctcttcagttcatattcttcttctccattcccatctaccaaccgtacaaataccctaaaaactccacaaaaaccctaaaaactccattataaggtatgtattttctactttctttattcaatttgtgtaataataatatcatgtattgtattttttgttcgaatttatttcaatttgtgtaataataatatcatgtattgtattttttgttcgaatttatttagggtttttacgttgaaaattgaatcagactttattactaattggatattcatattgggttaatcaaatcttattaaaattgggttaatcacatcttaatccaatagtatgttaatgttaatgttattacttttgttactgtttcgtaatttaatttaattttttgttttatttaatagttataaatattaataattggataattattttttgttaatttagttacatgatttaatttaatatatttttttgttaatttaatttcgtaatttaatttatttttttgttaattataaatagttataaatatagttaattggataattattttttgttaatttagttacgtgatttaatttaatttatctttttgttaatttagtttcgtattttaattgaattttttgttaattataaatagttataaatatagttaattggataattatttttttggttaaatttatgtttatggaattttatgatgttgaaattttgttctgttaaatttatgtctattatggttcgtggattggtcttttaattatgaaattgtatttaacatgtttgtgcttagaatgaacaagtttatatcgaggtttagtggtcgccaaaagaccaacaagagacaaaaatctaccgaagctgattacaacttaatctctaccggtcaaattgaggaggtcgacgtccccgggttagggaggtttcctatagtggaagatgataagccgcacgctactgaagacattacattttcagacgcaccaacatttaagtttaaacatcgtggatgtctggcatcggtaattcattattataaatttatttcaatacattgtcctagagttaaatatttgattgaaaaagcggggtgggaaaaattgttgaacatagagtgtagcgttacccaacatgccgttgttgattatattgttgagaggttttgggatacaaccaacacgttccattttccatttggtgagatggggttcacgccattagattgggtcatgttaactggactgagtatcggtgatggttatgtagttccgtatgattcgagcttataccaatttgactatgtccgtgagaagatttttccggatatcacacagggaacaagaggcgcgtcgtggatatcaaactcaattacaattacatatttaagctcatacttcaaagaagataagttggtggcggctaatgaagattctctcctcgcccatagaatagcaattgccttttttatgtatgttttgggtcaatttttctttcctaatgcaaagaactatattgatgctggatggttagctgctttcgaagaaattgataaaatacaagaccttgactggggcggtagttccttttcgagattgtatgcaggtctccgacaagcttgtaggaaacaacagaaggcactaagcgggcccttccaaatattagaggtattttggtaatcgattttattttaattttcaacgtaaagtatattttcatttaagtttatttccttggatatattaatttgattcattaattttatggactagttttgggggtatgaatacctaggcatatgtcgaccagacatctcaatgaccggtaatgaacagaaatggcctgtaatttccagatggaatggaaggaggtgtcagaatgatattattcgttgtaggattttactgaatcagctgacgattgaccaagtgacatggcacccatgggaatcatacaccgacgtcctcagttctgagatgggaaagtct
The nucleotide sequence above comes from Papaver somniferum cultivar HN1 chromosome 8, ASM357369v1, whole genome shotgun sequence. Encoded proteins:
- the LOC113303757 gene encoding PKS-NRPS hybrid synthetase CHGG_01239-like, whose product is MLGSPERKENPPKKPRIDKDDYNESSMIQAIDNQLEIEPIIENQATDNHLEIPSGEDDIKPVIEGQLDSEPNLEDQSEYVPIIEDQAIYDPSEVEPISVDQAVDNDAVLKLIGEDQDAARKFEIEHVDEDQVTTNQLEGYVGVTEDDAIDNQSEAEQNYEEQDIDNQLEHDPIADGQIDLSSKFITDRVFETRKELIDWAKETGREVGTVIVTKKSDFVTGRTPRLLLGCERAGKYRPRKPGAERKGGKRKSTTKLCGCPFLMRGLYQLGTPDKWKVNVVCGRHNHPLVGHVEGKSGMGRLTVEERKIVEEMSASGLKLKQALTVIKSRNPTNASTIRHVYNARATLRKIETREKSHMLQLINDLQDNAYLEWRRYTEDADAVKDLFWAHPESVQLAKCFPHVFLVDSTYKTNRFKRSLFEIVGVTSTDQTYSVCFTLMEEEKEDDYVWALEKFRALLDRNVLPSVIVTNPELPLISGLEKVFPTTKLLFCRWHISKDIRGVAKKEIADTETFTKFMERWEELVVSPSESEYDSCLRELESDYCDAETLLSYVKDIWLNPFKDRFVAAWTDLYVHLGNTSTKRAEGAHSRLKKQLNAANYDIQGMWKAMHPLINLQFTDIKASFEVSIKELQERHRVGILREVIGAISIAAIDHILKEKKRAGYKTLDVDSCGCVLRHTHGLPCAHELIKYEEEGRAIPLSSINSIWKKLSPTPDPPNRGDLDSRPEFHLFFEHFNESCEDRKVYLLKRLKELASPVEPAYLVSNGLLE
- the LOC113303758 gene encoding uncharacterized protein LOC113303758, with the translated sequence MKDDKPPQHHQRKIITRFSQPLIYLLVISLSYTLGYLSSSSSSSTTHNITTTAATTSIQQPPSSSSSKTTTNTAKSTSSSIPTDSLDHFRFLTRCGKPVSGELIRQTLLYKVYNGTSPYNEFPPPHINSLIKEKRIKGAVFENLIRKVKPTTIIEVGTFLGASAIHMVELTRSIGLKTQILCVDDFRGWAGFRDERFKDIQMVNGDLMLMYQFMQNVVYSNVTELILPIPFSTQSTLDKFCEWGILGDLVEVDAGHDFHSAWSDINRAYKILRPGGVMFGHDYLTAADERGVRRAVNLFARVNGFRVLVDGQHWVIDSS